The sequence CTGATGAATCGCTGCACAGCATCTTCGCTGTCGGTGGTAGAAACATGGACACCGAACTGGCGATAGCGCTGGGTGAGCAGCCTGCGAATGTCATCGTCCTGTTTCCCGGCGGAGCGCAGCTGCAACCAATCGCTCTTGACGATCTTGCGCCAGCGTTCGTCCAGTTCTTGCGACGAAAGGAACGGGGCGTCATACGACTCGCGCACGTCCAGGGTTTCCGCCGCCGCGTCGTCAACACCATGCTCGAGCAGGCCGATCGCCCGTTCCAGGCGCTGCATCGCCAGTTCCGCGTGACGTGCCGCTATGTTCTTCGGCATGGCCAGCTCATTGGAGGCCAGCAACTGGCTGCTTTGCGCTTCTAAGTCGGCAACGTCCTCACGGCTGAAGAACAGTCGCTGCGGGTCCAGTTGTCGAAGATAGACCTGTAGCACCTTTGCCGCGTAGGCCTCGTCGGCAGGCTGCTTGACGTACTGGAAGCGAGAGAGGAAACCCAGGACCAGCCGGAACGACTGATCGTCGACAGCGGTCGGGCCAGCAGACCCCTGACCCAATGGGTAGGCTGACTTGCCCGCGTATTGGGCTGACGCCGAAGAAGCGACACACAACATGCCGGCCAGGGCGATGCGCCTTGCCGAAATCGTCCATTGATGCACGTTCACAGCCCCCTGTGGATCTTGCGGCGGGGACTCTAGCACAGGCAAGAATGGGGTCCGGGGTGCTGCTGGAGCTGGCCGCTGCGAAACCCCTGGAGTTTTCACTCAGCCGATGGGGAGATGCCCGTGCCGCGTTCCAGCACAGCGCCGACCTGCCAGACCGTCCATCAAGGCGCTACGGCTTGGCGCAACCACGCGGCTGCCGCGTCGATTGCGGCATCGTGCTCCGGCGATTCCGATGGCGTGACCGTGACGTCTGGCGCAAGAGGGCCGTCGTATTGCACCTTGGCGCGATCGAGTTCGACAGTCGTGGTCAGTGCAATGCTTGCACCGTCGGGGAGGACGAAGGTGCCGTTGCCGGTTGGCAGGCCAGCGGTCGGGGCACCGAAAAAGCGTGTGTGCGGACGCCCCTTCAGTGCAATCACCACCGCTTCGCCTGCGCTGGCAGTGTGAGGACCGGTGATCACGGCAAGCGGCGCATCACTCAGATCGATGTCCTGCGCTGCCGGGTGCATCTTGTCGAGTTGTGACTTCCAGGAAGGGGACAGTTCCCTGCCGTTGCGGAAATAACCGAGCGGGCTGTTGCCGAGAAAAGGTCGAAGGGCCGCCAGCATGGGCCACATATTTCCACCGCCATCCTTTCGGAGATCGAGGATCCAGCCGTGCTTGGCGTCGCCGGCGATGCGTGTGATGCCGTCAGTGCCACCGTTGACGAAAGCCCCGATGTGACCCGGATCCTGGCTGCTGAACCCGGGCACGGTGATATAGCCGACGCCTTCGGGGCGTTGCTCGACCGTGGGCACTATCACGTTGCCCTCGGGCGAACGTCTGGCGCGCGTCATCTCGGCTGATACCATGTGGCTGTGATGGTCGCCCAGCGTCGCGAGCAATCGGATGATGATCGGATAGGCATCCTGGGACCAGGCGTCCGCGCCGACTTGCGAGCGTAGTTGCGGGACCATCGTGTCCCAGTCGATGGATGAGGCATGCAAGGCATGTTCGCGCACGATGCTGATCGCGGCATCGAGTTCGGTCTTGCCTGAAACGATATCCGCGGGCTTGAGCGCTTCGCCGCGAACCAGCGAAAGATGATCGACGACGGCACTGCCATCGCCGAACAGCAGCGTTCCGAAGAATATCCGGGTGGCCGAAGGCGGCACGATGATGACGATCTCGCGTCGTTCCGGCGTCACGCCGGTCACCGGTGATTCCTGGGTATTGGCGAAGGTCAGCCTGCCTTGCGGACCGTCGGCGCGCAGCCAGAGGCCGGCGCCGCCCGGGGCGTTTGCTGCGTTGATGGCACCGCTGAGTTTGATGGTGTGCCCGCGATAGGGCGTGGCCTCGACAGAGGCCATCGAGCCTCCGGTGGGCGCGGTGTGACCGGGCGTCGCCGTGAGTTCGACGCGGGCACCCTCACGATCCAGCGCGCTGCCGTGGGCGTGCAGGACGTAGTCGCCCCGCCCAAGCGTCACGGCCCAGTTCGCATCCGTTGGAGCGTCCCCATGGGCGGTCGTGACGATAGCGACGCTGAGCAGTGCCATCGCAAACATATTCACCGTGCGCCGCCGACTGCGACGGTGCGCGTGATGGCGGATCGTGGATGTCGCGCAATCCATCGTCGTTGCACTCCCTGTGGAGAAGATGGAGGCCTTCAGCGGCGCGCTTACGCTACACACATCCCATCCCCGGGAGGCAGTGCCATGGGCACAAAAAAGGCCCTGACTTGTGGCAGGGCCTTTTGGGGCTGGAACGGTCCCGCAAAAAAAGCGGGACCGCAGGCTCAACCGAGCTTCGCACCCAGCATCGTCTCCAGCTTGCGCTGATCAACGGCGAACTTGCGGATGCCATCGGCGAGCTTGTCGGTGGCCATCGCGTCTTCGTTGTGGCCCCAGCGGAAGGCCGCTTCGGTCAGACGTGCGACCTTGGCCTGGCGCGTGCCCTTGTCTTCCAGCGCGCGCGGTACCGCGTCGGTGCTCGCTTCGAGCTTTTCGAGCAGGTCCGGGCTGATGGTGAGGCGATCACAGCCGGCGAGGGCGAGGATCTGTCCGGTGTTGCGGAAGCTGGCGCCCATGACGACGGTTTCGAAGCCGTGCAGCTTGTACCAGTCGTAGATGCGGCGCACCGACTGCACGCCCGGATCGTCTTCCGGCGCAAAGCTCTTGGTCGAAGTGTTGGCGACGTACCAGTCCATGATGCGGCCGACGAAGGGCGAGATCAGGAATACGCCGGCTTCGGCGCAGGCCACGGCCTGTTCGAACGAGAACAGCAGCGTGAGGTTGCACTGGATGCCCCGGCGCTCGAGCTGTTCGGCGGCGCGGATGCCTTCCCAGGTCGAGGCGACCTTGATCAGGATGCGGTTGCGCGGGATGCCGGCGTCTTCGTACAGGCTGACAAGGCGCTCGGCCTTGGCGATGGTCGCGTCCGTGTCGAAGGACAGGCGAGCGTCCACTTCCGTCGACACGCGGCCGGGCACGAGCTCGATGATCTTGCGACCGACAGCCACGGCGAGGTGATCGCCAGCGTCGATGATCTGCTGGTCGCGCGAATTCGACGCCTGCATTGCCCACTCGACCGACTCTTCGATCAGCGGCGCGTAGGCCGGGTGCTCGACGGCCTTCAGCAGCAGCGACGGGTTGGTGGTGGCATCCACCGGGCGATAGCGGGCGATGGCTTCGATGTCACCGGTATCGGCGACGACGGTGGTGTACTGGCGCAGTTGTTCGAGTTGAGTGGACACAGTCATTTCCAGCGAGGTGAACCCTTCAATTCTTCATCCTGAAGCGTCTTCGGGCAAGGTGGGGTTTCCTATCTTCACATCCTCGCCTGTAACGATTCGTGCATGACGCTGGTACGTCCAGTAGGCCCAGGCCCAGTCCAGCAACACCACGAGACGGTTTCGGAAGCCGATCAGGAAATAGACGTGGGCGATCAGCCAGACCCACCAGGCCAGTACGCCGGAC comes from Dyella terrae and encodes:
- a CDS encoding S41 family peptidase codes for the protein MALLSVAIVTTAHGDAPTDANWAVTLGRGDYVLHAHGSALDREGARVELTATPGHTAPTGGSMASVEATPYRGHTIKLSGAINAANAPGGAGLWLRADGPQGRLTFANTQESPVTGVTPERREIVIIVPPSATRIFFGTLLFGDGSAVVDHLSLVRGEALKPADIVSGKTELDAAISIVREHALHASSIDWDTMVPQLRSQVGADAWSQDAYPIIIRLLATLGDHHSHMVSAEMTRARRSPEGNVIVPTVEQRPEGVGYITVPGFSSQDPGHIGAFVNGGTDGITRIAGDAKHGWILDLRKDGGGNMWPMLAALRPFLGNSPLGYFRNGRELSPSWKSQLDKMHPAAQDIDLSDAPLAVITGPHTASAGEAVVIALKGRPHTRFFGAPTAGLPTGNGTFVLPDGASIALTTTVELDRAKVQYDGPLAPDVTVTPSESPEHDAAIDAAAAWLRQAVAP
- the tal gene encoding transaldolase, coding for MTVSTQLEQLRQYTTVVADTGDIEAIARYRPVDATTNPSLLLKAVEHPAYAPLIEESVEWAMQASNSRDQQIIDAGDHLAVAVGRKIIELVPGRVSTEVDARLSFDTDATIAKAERLVSLYEDAGIPRNRILIKVASTWEGIRAAEQLERRGIQCNLTLLFSFEQAVACAEAGVFLISPFVGRIMDWYVANTSTKSFAPEDDPGVQSVRRIYDWYKLHGFETVVMGASFRNTGQILALAGCDRLTISPDLLEKLEASTDAVPRALEDKGTRQAKVARLTEAAFRWGHNEDAMATDKLADGIRKFAVDQRKLETMLGAKLG